From a region of the Myxococcus stipitatus genome:
- a CDS encoding S41 family peptidase yields the protein MSSAHASMRFFGVGSGYRELDQALVDALEGDPVDWAGAATKYAEALVPVCALEVSSRPLLPARVERLGPLALIRPGTGALHLPPGVRGVLVDLRGLPEDPALAQGLEKVIAVSSATPVPRVSRRVRTHKGMVDEYTPYNYFENRTEQLSVPSYPAEGPRDLPMLLLTGPRMAPTAARFALDLRMARRAWLVGEAVHVSVAESRWMPVGTRGLVFRTEQLEDSEGVLPDVIPADLELGLSLRPAESQRLTQLGVPPPVARTLAVTRPAMLPRTPHSEPLPPVGASPGIARANLLIVHGALKRFFPYLHIVGDVLDERLLALLAAVDEAPVDRARVGLLLRYLGVAIQDGHVRVSILGGTAGPGVFPVVIAEVAGEPVVRRSLTPGVEPGDTLVSIDGRPATEWMAEEMAQFSAATPGYRFIRGVERLRAMRGPMSLGLRAADGTTRTVQVLPQPPQRMDELGTPPSMRRAGWLADLGAPALYYINLTYQVLPTLEDFRSALTEAEEASGLVLDMRGYPGNFDATEIIQRLNPATTWSPIFRTSVSRGLEARDVDELQFVSPPLSAPSFHGPIVLLVGPATLSSAENLSMYLVGADRVTVLGRQSAGTNGNITRLYLPGYFLFSFTGMEVLYPDRSAFHGVGIVPDIEVIPTAAELAAGKDPELLRAIQHLLLSP from the coding sequence TTGTCGTCGGCACATGCCTCGATGCGGTTCTTCGGGGTGGGAAGCGGCTATCGGGAGTTGGACCAGGCCCTGGTCGACGCTCTCGAGGGTGACCCGGTGGACTGGGCCGGGGCGGCGACGAAGTACGCGGAAGCGCTGGTGCCGGTCTGCGCGCTGGAGGTCTCGTCACGGCCGCTGCTCCCTGCCCGGGTAGAGAGGCTCGGACCGCTCGCCCTCATCCGGCCTGGAACCGGGGCGCTCCACCTCCCTCCTGGGGTTCGAGGCGTGCTGGTGGACCTCCGCGGGTTGCCCGAGGACCCCGCCCTGGCACAAGGCCTGGAGAAGGTCATCGCCGTCTCCAGCGCCACTCCCGTTCCTCGCGTCTCGCGACGGGTCCGGACGCACAAGGGAATGGTGGACGAGTACACCCCCTACAACTACTTCGAGAACCGCACCGAGCAGCTCTCCGTCCCGTCCTACCCCGCCGAGGGTCCTCGGGACCTCCCAATGCTCCTGCTCACCGGGCCTCGCATGGCTCCCACGGCGGCGCGCTTCGCCTTGGACCTGCGCATGGCTCGACGCGCCTGGCTCGTGGGGGAGGCTGTCCACGTGAGCGTAGCGGAGTCCAGGTGGATGCCCGTCGGAACGCGCGGACTCGTGTTCCGCACGGAGCAGCTCGAGGACTCCGAGGGGGTCCTGCCGGACGTGATTCCCGCGGATCTGGAGCTCGGGCTGTCCCTGCGTCCGGCGGAGTCCCAGCGGCTCACCCAGCTTGGTGTGCCTCCTCCGGTCGCCCGCACGCTTGCCGTCACGCGTCCGGCCATGCTGCCGAGGACTCCGCACTCCGAGCCGCTGCCTCCCGTCGGTGCATCGCCTGGAATCGCGCGTGCCAACCTCCTCATCGTCCACGGCGCCCTGAAGCGATTCTTCCCCTATCTCCACATCGTGGGGGACGTCCTGGACGAGCGCCTGCTCGCGCTCCTCGCGGCGGTCGACGAGGCCCCCGTGGACCGCGCGCGCGTGGGCCTGCTGCTCCGGTACCTGGGGGTGGCCATCCAGGACGGTCACGTCCGGGTCTCCATCTTGGGGGGCACCGCCGGCCCCGGCGTGTTCCCGGTCGTCATCGCCGAGGTGGCGGGTGAGCCCGTCGTCCGGCGCTCGCTGACGCCGGGGGTCGAACCGGGGGACACCCTCGTGTCCATCGACGGCCGCCCCGCGACCGAATGGATGGCGGAGGAGATGGCCCAGTTCTCGGCCGCCACGCCGGGCTATCGGTTCATCCGTGGCGTTGAGCGCCTGCGGGCCATGCGAGGGCCGATGTCGCTGGGATTGCGAGCCGCCGATGGCACCACGCGCACGGTGCAGGTACTCCCGCAGCCGCCTCAGCGAATGGACGAACTGGGCACGCCCCCCTCGATGCGCCGGGCCGGCTGGCTCGCGGACCTGGGGGCTCCGGCCCTCTACTACATCAACCTGACCTACCAGGTGCTTCCCACGCTCGAGGACTTCAGGAGCGCGCTCACCGAGGCGGAAGAGGCCAGCGGGCTCGTGCTGGACATGCGGGGCTACCCTGGGAACTTCGATGCCACGGAGATCATCCAGCGTCTCAATCCCGCGACGACCTGGTCACCCATCTTCCGCACCTCGGTGTCGCGAGGGCTCGAGGCGCGCGACGTGGATGAGCTCCAGTTCGTTTCTCCGCCCTTGTCCGCGCCCTCCTTCCACGGCCCCATCGTCCTGCTCGTGGGTCCCGCGACGCTCTCCTCCGCGGAGAACCTCTCCATGTACCTGGTGGGCGCCGACCGCGTGACGGTCCTGGGCCGTCAGAGCGCGGGCACCAATGGAAACATCACGCGCCTGTATCTGCCCGGCTACTTCCTGTTCAGCTTCACCGGGATGGAGGTCCTCTATCCGGATCGCTCCGCGTTCCATGGCGTGGGCATCGTTCCGGATATCGAGGTCATCCCCACGGCGGCGGAGCTGGCGGCCGGAAAGGACCCGGAGCTGCTGCGAGCCATCCAGCATCTGCTCCTGAGTCCGTGA